The following are from one region of the Mustela lutreola isolate mMusLut2 chromosome 9, mMusLut2.pri, whole genome shotgun sequence genome:
- the ANKRD23 gene encoding ankyrin repeat domain-containing protein 23, whose product MDIISIQQLVCGDRVGSKVLGCGHGVPDPGGGPGAWRPRAQEAVAREQWKLDEEKKKKLERFNSSRLNLETLTDLENLVQRRREKRLKRRVPPRAPESMVKPQPQAQPESVDLEMFLKAAAENQEALIDKYLTDGGDPNAHDKLHRTALHWACLKGHGQLVNKLLEAGAAVDARDLLDRTPVFWACRGGHLDVLKQLLNQGAQVNARDKIWSTPLHVAVRTRHCDCLEHLIACGAHIDAQDKEGDTGLHEAVRLGHYKAMKVLLLYGAQLGVRNAASVTPAELARDWQRGIREALQAHAGHPRTRS is encoded by the exons ATGGATATCATCAGCATCCAGCAGTTG GTATGTGGAGACAGGGTTGGAAGTAAAGTGTTGGGATGTGGACATGGAGTTCCTGATCCTGGAGGCGGGCCCGGGGCCTGGAGGCCCAGAGCCCAAGAGGCCGTGGCCCGGGAGCAGTGGAAACTGgacgaagagaagaagaagaaa CTTGAGAGATTTAACAGCTCCAGACTCAATCTGGAGACTCTGACGGACTTGGAAAACTTGGTTCAAAGACGAAGAGAAAAGCGACTGAAACGCAGAGTCCCCCCCAGGGCACCTGAGTCCATGGTTAAG CCGCAGCCACAGGCCCAGCCGGAGTCTGTGGACCTGGAGATGTTCCTGAAGGCAGCTGCAGAGAACCAGGAGGCCTTGATTGACAAGTACCTGACAGATGGAGGGGACCCCAATGCCCATGACAAG CTGCACCGCACAGCCTTGCACTGGGCCTGTCTGAAGGGTCACGGCCAGCTGGTGAACAAGCTGCTGGAGGCAGGTGCCGCTGTGGACGCTCGAGACTTG CTGGACAGGACACCCGTGTTCTGGGCCTGCCGTGGAGGACACCTGGATGTCCTCAAACAGCTGCTTAACCAGGGAGCCCAGGTCAACGCCCGGGACAAG ATTTGGAGCACCCCCCTGCACGTGGCCGTGCGCACGCGACACTGTGACTGCCTGGAGCATCTCATTGCGTGTGGCGCCCACATCGATGCCCAGGACAAG GAAGGGGACACAGGTCTGCACGAGGCAGTGCGGCTCGGCCACTACAAGGCCATGAAGGTGCTGCTGCTCTATGGAGCCCAGCTGGGTGTGCGGAACGCG GCTTCAGTGACCCCAGCGGAGCTGGCACGAGACTGGCAGCGGGGCATCCGGGAAGCACTGCAGGCCCATGCGGGCCACCCTCGCACTCGGTCCTAG
- the ANKRD39 gene encoding ankyrin repeat domain-containing protein 39 — MAAPHPCADGPCCSWPGAASGVQQTLDEMDFDRGIWSAALNGDLGRVKYFIQKATDPSQPDSVGYTALHYASRNGHYAVCQFLLESGAKCNAQTHGGATALHRASYCGHTEIARLLLSHGSNPRLVDDDGMTSLHKAAEKGHMDICSLLLEHSPTLKAVRDRKARLACDLLPCDSDLWDLLAT; from the exons ATGGCGGCGCCGCATCCTTGTGCCGACGGCCCGTGCTGCTCCTGGCCGGGTGCAGCGTCCGGCGTGCAGCAGACGCTGGACGAGATGGACTTCGACAGGG GAATCTGGTCGGCAGCCCTGAATGGAGACCTAGGCCGAGTCAAATATTTCATCCAGAAGGCAACAGACCCTAGCCAGCCCGACTCAGTTGGCTACACTGCTCTG CACTATGCCAGCCGCAACGGGCACTATGCTGTATGCCAGTTCCTGCTGGAAAGCGGGGCTAAGTGTAATGCCCAAACCCATGGGGGCGCCACAGCTCTGCACCGGGCCAGCTACTGTGGGCACACCGAAATCGCACGGCTCCTGCTGTCTCACGGGTCCAACCCTAGGTTGGTGGATGACGATGGCATGACAAGTCTGCATAAG GCTGCTGAGAAGGGTCATATGGACATTTGCTCCCTGCTCTTGGAACACAGCCCAACCCTCAAGGCTGTCCGGGATCGGAAGGCGCGCCTAGCATGTGACCTGCTGCCCTGCGACAGTGACCTGTGGGACCTGCTGGCCACCTGA
- the SEMA4C gene encoding semaphorin-4C, producing the protein MAPHWAVWLLAVELCGLGIRAEMWWNLVPRKTVSSGELAAVVRRFSQTGIQDFLTLTLTEQTELLYVGAREALFAFSVEALELQGAISWEAPAEKKAECIQKGKSNQTECFNFIRFLQPYNTSHLYVCGTYAFQPKCTYIDMLTFTLERGEFEDGKGKCPYDPAKGHTGLLVDGELYSATLNNFLGTEPVILRNMGPHHSMKTEYLAFWLNEPHFVGSAYIPESVGSFTGDDDKVYFFFSERAVEYDCYAEQVVARVARVCKGDMGGARTLQRKWTTFLKARLVCSAPDWQLYFNQLQALHTLRDASWHNTTFFGVFRARWGDVDLSAVCEYQLEEIQRVFEGPYKEYREQAQKWGRYTDPIPSPRPGSCINNWHRRHGYTSSLELPDNTLNFIKKHPLMEEQVRPRWGRPLLVKKDTNFTHLVADRVTGLDAATYTVLFIGTGDGWLLKAVSLGPWVHLIEELQMFDQEPVESLVLSQSKKLLFAGSRSQLVQLPLADCAKYRSCADCVLARDPYCAWSVNTSRCVAVGGPSGSLLIQHVTVLDTSSICNRGNKKVRLTPKNITVVAGTDLVLPCRLSSNLAHARWTFGGRDLPAEQPGSFLYDARLQALVVMAAQPRHAGAYHCFSEEQGARLAAEGYLVAVVAGPSVTLEARAPLENLGLVWLAVVALGAVCLVLLLLVLSLRRRLREELEKGAKAAERTLVYPLELPKEPTSPPFRPGPETDEKLWDPVGYYYSDGSLKIVPGHARCQPGGGPPSPPPGIPGQPLPSPTRLHLGGGRNSNANGYVRLQLGGEDRSGLGHPLPELADELRRKLQQRQPLPDSNPEESSV; encoded by the exons atggccccacactgggctgtcTGGCTGCTGGCAGTGGAGCTGTGTGGCCTGGGCATTCGGGCTGAGATGTGGTGGAACCTGGTGCCCCGGAAGACCGTATCTTCTGGGG AGTTGGCTGCAGTAGTCCGGCGGTTCTCCCAAACGGGCATCCAGGACTTCCTGACGTTGACCCTGACTGAGCAGACAGAGCTTCTGTACGTCGGGGCCCGGGAGGCCCTGTTTGCCTTCAGCGTGGAGGCTCTGGAGCTGCAAGGAGCG atCTCATGGGAGGCACCTGCTGAGAAGAAGGCCGAGTGCATCCAGAAAGGGAAGAGTAACCAG acGGAATGTTTCAACTTCATCCGCTTCCTGCAGCCCTACAACACATCCCACCTGTACGTCTGCGGGACCTACGCCTTCCAGCCCAAGTGCACCTACATT GACATGCTCACCTTCACTTTGGAGCGTGGAGAATTTGAGGATGGGAAGGGGAAGTGTCCCTATGACCCAGCTAAGGGCCACACCGGCCTCCTTGTGG ACGGCGAGCTGTACTCGGCCACACTCAACAACTTCCTGGGTACAGAGCCAGTTATCCTGCGCAACATGGGGCCTCACCACTCCATGAAGACAGAGTACCTGGCCTTCTGGCTCAATG AACCTCATTTTGTAGGCTCTGCCTACATCCCAGAGAGCGTGGGCAGCTTCACAGGGGACGATGACAAGGTCTACTTCTTCTTCAGCGAGCGGGCAGTGGAGTATGACTGCTATGCAGAGCAGGTGGTGGCTCGGGTGGCCCGTGTCTGCAAG GGGGACATGGGGGGCGCGCGGACCTTGCAGAGGAAGTGGACCACATTCCTGAAGGCAAGGCTGGTGTGCTCGGCCCCGGACTGGCAGCTCTACTTCAATCAGCTGCAGGCTCTGCACACCCTGCGGGATGCCTCTTGGCACAATACCACCTTCTTTGGGGTTTTTCGGGCACGATG GGGCGATGTGGACTTGTCAGCGGTCTGCGAGTACCAGCTGGAAGAGATCCAGAGGGTATTCGAGGGTCCCTACAAGGAGTACCGTGAGCAAGCCCAGAAGTGGGGCCGCTATACCGACCCCATCCCCAGCCCACGGCCTGGCTCG tgcaTCAACAACTGGCACCGACGCCACGGTTACACCAGTTCTCTGGAGCTGCCGGACAACACCCTCAACTTCATCAAGAAGCACCCACTGATGGAGGAGCAGGTACGGCCCCGGTGGGGCCGGCCCCTGCTCGTGAAGAAGGACACCAACTTCACCCATCTGGTGGCTGACCGGGTCACAGGGCTTGACGCAGCCACCTATACAGTGCTGTTCATTGGCACAG GAGATGGCTGGCTGCTCAAGGCCGTGAGCCTGGGCCCCTGGGTCCACCTGATCGAGGAGCTGCAGATGTTTGACCAGGAGCCTGTGGAAAGCTTGGTCCTATCCCAGAGCAAG AAACTGCTCTTTGCAGGCTCCCGTTCTCAGCTGGTCCAGCTGCCCCTGGCCGACTGCGCAAAATACCGCTCCTGTGCCGACTGTGTCCTCGCTCGGGACCCCTACTGTGCCTGGAGCGTCAACACCAGCCGCTGCGTGGCCGTGGGTGGCCCCTCGGG GTCCTTGCTGATCCAGCACGTGACGGTGTTGGACACCTCAAGCATTTGTAACCGTGGCAATAAAAAAG TCAGGCTCACACCCAAAAACATCACCGTGGTGGCAGGCACAGACCTGGTGCTGCCCTGCCGCCTCTCTTCCAACTTGGCCCACGCCCGCTGGACCTTTGGGGGCCGGGACCTTCCCGCAGAACAGCCTGGCTCCTTCCTCTATGACGCCCGCCTACAAGCCCTGGTCGTGATGGCTGCCCAGCCCCGCCACGCCGGCGCCTACCACTGCTTTTCGGAGGAGCAGGGGGCACGGCTGGCTGCCGAAGGCTACCTGGTGGCCGTGGTGGCCGGCCCATCGGTGACCCTGGAAGCTCGGGCGCCCTTGGAAAACCTGGGGCTGGTGTGGCTGGCTGTGGTGGCCCTGGGGGCCGTGTGTCTGGTCCTGCTGCTGCTTGTTCTGTCGCTGCGCCGGCGGCTGCgggaggagctggagaagggTGCCAAGGCAGCGGAGAGGACCCTGGTGTACCCCCTGGAGCTGCCCAAGGAGCCCACCAGTCCCCCCTTCAGGCCTGGCCCAGAGACTGACGAGAAGCTCTGGGATCCCGTCGGCTACTACTACTCGGACGGCTCGCTCAAGATTGTGCCTGGACATGCGCGGTGCCAGCCCGGGGGCGGGCCCCCCTCTCCACCTCCTGGCATCCCCGGCCAGCCCCTGCCTTCTCCAACACGGCTTCACCTGGGGGGTGGGCGGAACTCAAATGCCAATGGCTACGTGCGCTTACAGCTAGGAGGGGAGGACCGCAGTGGGCTGGGGCACCCACTGCCCGAGCTGGCCGACGAACTGAGGCGCAAGCTACAGCAGCGTCAGCCACTGCCGGACTCCAATCCCGAGGAGTCCTCCGTATGA